A genomic region of Alicyclobacillus sp. SO9 contains the following coding sequences:
- a CDS encoding Holliday junction resolvase RecU, whose protein sequence is MTRLSQGNRGMSLELLINHSNQIYYERGQAVVNKRPTPVKIVKTKGTRILSAYLESPSTVDYEGTYQGHSLQFEAKSTKQLNRFPMDNVHLHQINHLRARRLSGAITFAVIEFAKRNTVFYVPGELIERAWDAAENGGKKSIPFDDLSRECLTIGSKSGIPLDYLAAVDEHIRQMALL, encoded by the coding sequence GTGACCAGACTCAGTCAAGGCAACCGTGGCATGTCGCTGGAACTGCTCATCAACCATAGCAATCAGATCTATTACGAGCGTGGACAGGCTGTTGTAAACAAACGGCCGACGCCAGTCAAAATCGTCAAGACGAAAGGCACCCGCATATTGTCGGCGTACTTGGAATCACCGTCGACCGTGGATTATGAGGGAACGTATCAAGGCCATTCGCTTCAGTTTGAGGCGAAGTCAACCAAACAATTGAATCGGTTCCCGATGGATAATGTCCATCTGCACCAGATTAACCACTTGAGAGCCCGTCGCCTGAGCGGTGCGATAACATTCGCCGTCATCGAGTTTGCCAAACGCAACACCGTGTTCTATGTGCCAGGCGAGCTCATCGAGAGAGCATGGGACGCAGCTGAGAACGGTGGTAAGAAATCCATCCCATTCGACGACCTGTCCCGGGAATGTTTAACAATCGGAAGCAAGAGCGGAATCCCATTGGATTATCTGGCTGCTGTAGATGAGCACATTCGGCAAATGGCGCTTTTATAG